One segment of Micromonospora parathelypteridis DNA contains the following:
- a CDS encoding DUF1905 domain-containing protein, producing the protein MVFVFDAELWLWDARRAETWTFVSLPAEASQEIRELTDGSRRGFGSVRVRATIGGSTWATSIFPGGGGGGAFVLPIKRAVRKAEAFDVGDIETVTVELIDV; encoded by the coding sequence GTGGTTTTCGTCTTCGACGCCGAGTTGTGGTTGTGGGATGCCCGGCGCGCTGAAACGTGGACGTTCGTCAGCCTGCCGGCCGAAGCCTCGCAGGAGATCCGTGAGCTCACCGACGGTTCGCGTCGGGGCTTCGGCTCGGTGCGGGTCCGGGCGACGATCGGTGGCAGCACGTGGGCGACCTCGATCTTCCCCGGCGGCGGCGGTGGCGGCGCGTTCGTGCTGCCGATCAAGCGCGCCGTGCGCAAGGCCGAAGCGTTCGACGTGGGCGACATCGAGACCGTGACCGTCGAACTCATCGACGTGTGA
- a CDS encoding alpha/beta hydrolase codes for MIDAAYRRQRDRIEHRDIVVHEVPGFRPLTLDLVVPLEAPQPVPVLLWIHGGAWLFGSPKQPADWLMEADPFTAAIRAGFAVASAQYRLSGEAHFPAQLDDVKAAVRWLRRKGDEVGVDRDRIGVWGESAGGHLASMVALTGEDQDDSRVAAAVCWYAPANLLTMQSQAHPLATIDHDAADSPESLLIGAPLTENPGRGRAASPITYVTAGAPPMLLVHGDQDLVVPVGQSEELATALTAAGAEVELSVVPGADHCFAGVPLEPLVRDSLAFFTRVLAA; via the coding sequence ATGATCGATGCGGCATACCGACGCCAGCGTGACCGGATCGAGCACCGCGACATCGTCGTGCACGAGGTCCCGGGCTTCCGCCCGCTGACGTTGGACCTCGTCGTGCCGCTGGAAGCCCCCCAGCCGGTCCCGGTGCTGCTGTGGATCCACGGCGGCGCGTGGCTGTTCGGCTCGCCCAAGCAACCGGCCGACTGGCTCATGGAGGCCGATCCGTTCACCGCCGCGATACGTGCGGGGTTCGCGGTCGCCTCCGCGCAGTACCGGCTCAGCGGCGAGGCGCACTTCCCCGCGCAACTCGACGACGTCAAGGCGGCGGTGCGCTGGCTACGCCGCAAGGGCGACGAGGTGGGCGTGGACCGCGACCGGATCGGCGTGTGGGGCGAGTCGGCCGGCGGGCACCTGGCCTCGATGGTCGCATTGACGGGGGAGGACCAGGACGACAGCCGCGTCGCGGCCGCCGTCTGCTGGTACGCGCCGGCAAATCTGTTGACCATGCAGTCGCAGGCACACCCGTTGGCGACGATCGACCACGACGCGGCGGACTCACCCGAGTCACTCCTGATCGGCGCCCCGTTGACCGAGAACCCGGGGCGGGGCCGGGCAGCCAGTCCGATCACCTACGTCACCGCCGGGGCCCCACCCATGCTGCTCGTCCACGGCGACCAGGACCTGGTCGTGCCGGTGGGACAGAGCGAGGAGCTCGCCACGGCCTTGACCGCGGCAGGAGCTGAGGTCGAGTTGTCGGTGGTGCCGGGGGCCGACCACTGTTTCGCCGGAGTGCCGTTGGAGCCCCTGGTCCGCGACAGTCTGGCGTTCTTCACCCGAGTCCTCGCCGCGTAG
- a CDS encoding carbohydrate ABC transporter permease codes for MNRPGPVPTVLTYLWLGIAAVVLLFPVLLTVLGGFLPSNALLHQPPQLFDGDWTLENYRAAWRQPVVPLAPAFVNSLFVGLSVMLGHLITSCLAAYALVFMRSPLRRPIFWLFLATIMVPYESIVVPNALFIRSLGINDSRLSLILPFLATGFGVFMLRQAFAQFPRELREAAVIDGCGHLRFLVTILLPASRPALIGIAVWSFLQGWNMYFWPLIISSSNNSLNTLQTAVFALKDNEGGSPAVLLAGITITLVPTLLLVIFGQRWLVRGFTAGAVK; via the coding sequence GTGAACCGACCCGGTCCGGTACCGACCGTCCTGACCTACCTGTGGCTGGGCATCGCCGCGGTGGTGCTGCTCTTCCCGGTGCTGCTCACCGTGCTCGGTGGCTTCCTGCCGTCGAACGCGCTGCTGCACCAGCCACCGCAGCTCTTCGACGGGGACTGGACGTTGGAGAACTACCGGGCCGCCTGGCGACAACCGGTGGTGCCGCTGGCCCCGGCCTTCGTGAACTCGCTCTTCGTCGGGCTCAGCGTGATGCTCGGACACCTGATCACGTCGTGCCTCGCCGCGTACGCCCTGGTCTTCATGCGCAGCCCGCTGCGCAGGCCGATCTTCTGGCTGTTCCTCGCCACGATCATGGTGCCCTACGAGTCGATCGTGGTGCCGAACGCACTCTTCATCCGCTCGCTCGGCATCAACGACAGCCGGCTCAGCCTGATCCTGCCGTTCCTGGCCACCGGCTTCGGCGTGTTCATGCTGCGTCAGGCCTTCGCCCAGTTCCCCCGGGAACTGCGCGAGGCGGCCGTCATCGACGGCTGCGGTCACCTGCGGTTCCTGGTCACCATCCTGTTGCCGGCGAGCCGGCCGGCACTGATCGGCATCGCGGTGTGGTCGTTCCTGCAGGGCTGGAACATGTACTTCTGGCCATTGATCATCTCGTCCAGCAACAACTCGCTGAACACTCTGCAAACCGCGGTCTTCGCCCTCAAGGACAACGAGGGCGGCAGTCCCGCCGTGCTCCTGGCCGGCATCACCATCACGCTGGTGCCGACGCTGCTGCTGGTCATCTTCGGCCAGCGCTGGCTCGTCCGGGGCTTCACGGCCGGCGCGGTCAAGTAA
- a CDS encoding ABC transporter substrate-binding protein gives MRTTLRRIAVGLSLAALTATAAACSSATADSSDASSGTDAPAASALDGKGEVSIDFWHAMTGKNGEALTQLADQFNAKNKGRVKVNLQFKNTYDDTLSAYKAALNSGQAPDVVQVYDIGTRFMIDSKSTVPVQSFVDADKTTTADIQPNIAGYYSVDNKLYSMPFNTSMPLLYLNKTAFTKAGLDPANPPKTLDEITEAARKLTVKDANGRVTQYGFGAALYGWFLEQWTAVGNQEYCDQGNGRDGRGTTVKLATDDHVKLLAWWKKMVDEGLAPKLDSNTTTADNAFTAGTIAMTLESTGSLSGFLKSSEGKFDIATGNYPKINTTDAGGPIIGGASLWVVGKGKDDAHKRASWEFVKFLSDKDSQATWHTSTGYFPISKGALETEVDKQWVAQRPQFQTAITQLQNTPLSKATQGCLLGAMPQARKAAEQAMQAAVLSGTEPRAALEQQQEALAGPVKDYNQSVTN, from the coding sequence GTGCGTACCACTCTGCGCCGGATCGCGGTCGGGCTCTCGCTCGCCGCCCTCACGGCAACCGCCGCGGCCTGCAGTTCGGCCACAGCGGACAGCAGCGACGCCAGCAGCGGCACGGACGCCCCGGCCGCCAGCGCCCTGGACGGCAAGGGCGAGGTGTCGATCGACTTCTGGCACGCGATGACCGGCAAGAACGGCGAGGCGCTCACGCAGCTCGCCGACCAGTTCAACGCGAAGAACAAGGGTCGCGTCAAGGTCAACCTCCAGTTCAAGAACACCTACGACGACACGCTGTCGGCGTACAAAGCCGCGCTGAACAGCGGTCAGGCCCCAGACGTGGTGCAGGTGTACGACATCGGCACCCGCTTCATGATCGACTCCAAGTCGACGGTGCCGGTGCAGTCCTTCGTGGATGCCGACAAGACCACCACCGCGGACATCCAGCCGAACATCGCCGGCTACTACTCGGTCGACAACAAGCTCTACTCGATGCCGTTCAACACGTCGATGCCGTTGCTCTACCTGAACAAGACGGCGTTCACCAAGGCCGGCCTCGACCCGGCGAACCCGCCGAAGACGCTCGACGAGATCACCGAGGCGGCCCGCAAGCTGACCGTGAAGGACGCCAACGGCCGGGTCACCCAGTACGGCTTCGGTGCCGCGCTCTACGGCTGGTTCCTGGAGCAGTGGACCGCCGTCGGCAACCAGGAGTACTGCGACCAGGGCAACGGCCGCGACGGCCGGGGCACGACCGTCAAGCTGGCCACCGACGACCACGTCAAGCTGCTCGCCTGGTGGAAGAAGATGGTGGACGAGGGCCTGGCGCCCAAGCTGGACAGCAACACCACCACCGCGGACAACGCGTTCACCGCCGGCACCATCGCGATGACCCTGGAGTCGACCGGCTCGCTGAGCGGGTTCCTGAAGAGCTCCGAGGGCAAGTTCGACATCGCCACCGGCAACTACCCGAAGATCAACACCACCGACGCGGGTGGCCCGATCATCGGTGGCGCCTCCCTCTGGGTGGTCGGCAAGGGCAAGGACGACGCGCACAAGCGCGCTTCCTGGGAGTTCGTGAAGTTCCTGTCCGACAAGGACTCGCAGGCCACCTGGCACACCTCGACCGGGTACTTCCCGATCAGCAAGGGTGCGCTGGAGACCGAGGTCGACAAGCAGTGGGTGGCCCAGCGGCCGCAGTTCCAGACCGCGATCACCCAGCTGCAGAACACCCCGCTGAGCAAGGCCACCCAGGGTTGCCTGCTCGGTGCGATGCCGCAGGCTCGTAAGGCCGCAGAGCAGGCCATGCAGGCGGCCGTGCTCAGCGGCACCGAACCGCGCGCCGCGCTGGAGCAGCAGCAGGAGGCCCTCGCCGGCCCGGTCAAGGACTACAACCAGTCCGTAACCAACTGA
- a CDS encoding DivIVA domain-containing protein translates to MSIGAEPHAVRDDAASRPSFELALRGYDKRQVDRHLEQLDGQITMLSGEHGRSAVRVRELTAEVQRLRTELAELREQPVQVDRASIHDLGPMVAEIMTLADKQAAMIIESATDRANELRSESERILLDTRERAAQARQDLAEELATRRSEQEQAHEERRTLAEAELTAIREHAEQLRADGEAAHERAQHEAKRITEQSAQQLNQTRVAADALMKSARTQIQQELQSARSKNQQEMAQWQASVEREVNERRTAAEQDIAEQQASTEQELAEQRNATEQQIAELLAEAQQHVTELRNRADEQAASHQEQLTALQQEIEERQQEATELNAELDTAGQQLAEIRQEGETLENELSRMQQRLNEVRRDLTAESTRLDEARRAGDAAERHAKEVRARVQREAKRVADLAAAAVMAAAAGGTETAEYPMVGARSSADRSPVDRAGGVRPEGDRPGDDQSVTDQSRADQSAVDQSRADQSGAHQTGADQAGAEQSGAERADGPTTVDEPVAASAERTTAPDGPADEAERIFTRPDAPTPVPFMAFGQPVSENGAARH, encoded by the coding sequence ATGTCCATCGGCGCTGAGCCGCACGCAGTACGCGACGATGCGGCCTCGCGGCCGAGCTTCGAGCTCGCCCTGCGCGGCTATGACAAACGCCAGGTGGACCGGCACCTGGAGCAGCTCGACGGTCAGATCACGATGCTGAGCGGGGAGCACGGGCGCTCCGCCGTCCGGGTCCGTGAGCTGACCGCAGAGGTGCAGCGGCTGCGTACCGAACTGGCCGAACTACGGGAGCAACCGGTGCAGGTGGACCGCGCCTCGATCCACGACCTGGGTCCGATGGTCGCCGAGATCATGACGCTCGCCGACAAGCAGGCCGCCATGATCATCGAGTCTGCCACCGACCGGGCGAACGAGCTGCGCAGCGAGTCGGAGCGGATTCTCCTCGACACCCGCGAGCGGGCCGCGCAGGCACGGCAGGACCTGGCCGAGGAGTTGGCGACCCGGCGTTCCGAGCAGGAGCAGGCGCACGAGGAACGGCGCACCCTGGCCGAGGCCGAGTTGACCGCCATTCGCGAGCACGCGGAGCAGTTGCGCGCCGACGGTGAGGCAGCGCACGAGCGCGCCCAGCACGAGGCGAAGCGGATCACCGAGCAGAGCGCGCAGCAGCTCAACCAGACCCGGGTCGCCGCCGACGCGCTGATGAAGTCGGCCCGTACCCAGATCCAGCAGGAACTCCAGTCGGCCCGCTCCAAGAACCAGCAGGAGATGGCCCAGTGGCAGGCCAGCGTGGAGCGGGAGGTCAACGAGCGGCGGACCGCCGCCGAGCAGGACATCGCCGAGCAGCAGGCCTCCACCGAGCAGGAGCTCGCTGAGCAGCGCAACGCGACCGAGCAGCAGATCGCCGAGCTGTTGGCCGAGGCACAGCAGCACGTGACCGAGCTGCGCAACCGGGCCGACGAGCAGGCTGCCAGCCACCAGGAGCAGCTCACCGCCCTGCAGCAGGAGATCGAGGAGCGCCAGCAGGAGGCCACCGAGCTGAACGCCGAGCTGGACACCGCCGGTCAGCAGCTGGCCGAGATCCGCCAGGAGGGCGAGACGCTGGAGAACGAGCTGTCGCGGATGCAGCAGCGGCTCAACGAGGTCCGCCGGGACCTCACCGCCGAGAGCACCCGGCTGGACGAGGCCCGCCGGGCCGGCGACGCCGCCGAGCGGCACGCCAAGGAGGTACGCGCCCGGGTGCAGCGGGAGGCGAAGCGGGTGGCCGACCTCGCCGCCGCCGCGGTCATGGCCGCGGCAGCCGGCGGTACGGAGACCGCCGAGTACCCGATGGTGGGTGCCCGGTCCAGCGCCGACCGGTCCCCTGTCGATCGGGCCGGGGGTGTGCGGCCCGAGGGCGACCGCCCCGGCGACGACCAGTCCGTCACTGATCAGTCGAGGGCCGACCAGTCGGCTGTTGATCAGTCGAGGGCCGACCAGTCCGGTGCGCACCAGACCGGTGCCGACCAGGCCGGTGCCGAACAGTCCGGTGCCGAGCGTGCGGACGGGCCGACCACCGTGGACGAGCCGGTCGCCGCCTCGGCCGAGCGGACGACCGCCCCGGACGGGCCCGCCGACGAGGCTGAGCGGATCTTCACCCGACCTGACGCCCCGACGCCCGTGCCGTTCATGGCCTTCGGGCAGCCGGTCAGCGAGAACGGCGCAGCTCGGCACTGA
- a CDS encoding FAD-dependent oxidoreductase yields the protein MPVDETYDVVVVGGGAAGLSGALALSRARRSVLVIDSGEPRNAPAGHVHNYLGREGTPPGELFAVGRTEAAGYGGQFRTGRVEAATRADDGFRLSLDDGTSVRARRLLVATGLTDELPDVPGLAQRWGRDVLHCPYCHGWEVRDRRIGVLATGPMAVHQAEMWRQWSSDVLLLLHDAPAPDEETAERLAARSIAVVPGPVAAVEVTGDALTGVRLADGRVVALDAVVVGTRLTPRADLLVGLGLAPEEVTMGGYVIGAQIPSDTTGATTVPGLWVAGNVADIRGQVITSAAAGLTAGAAINADLIAEETRAAVAAYRQLVATAFEEPAWEERYQSRSAVWSGRPNPQLVAEVADLPPGRALDVGSGEGADAVWLAERGWQVTAVDISTVALGRAAAHADAAGVGGRIEFTHADLRDKPPAEEAYDLVSAQFMHLPPVQRRELFARLAAAVAPGGVLLIVGHHPSDLWTSAHRMHMPDMMYTAQDVAAALDPARWEVLAADARPRPATDPDGQHITLHDAVLLARRR from the coding sequence ATACCGGTGGACGAGACATACGACGTCGTGGTGGTGGGCGGCGGTGCCGCTGGGCTCAGCGGAGCCCTGGCACTGAGCCGGGCCCGACGGTCGGTCCTGGTGATCGACTCCGGTGAGCCGCGCAATGCGCCGGCCGGCCACGTGCACAACTACCTGGGACGGGAGGGGACGCCGCCGGGCGAGCTGTTCGCGGTCGGGCGGACCGAGGCCGCCGGGTACGGCGGGCAGTTCCGCACCGGGCGGGTGGAGGCTGCCACGCGTGCCGACGACGGGTTCCGGCTGAGCCTCGACGACGGGACTTCGGTGCGGGCACGCCGGCTGCTGGTGGCCACCGGATTGACCGACGAGTTGCCCGACGTGCCCGGGCTGGCCCAGCGGTGGGGGCGCGACGTGCTGCACTGCCCGTACTGCCACGGCTGGGAGGTGCGGGACCGGCGGATCGGCGTACTGGCGACCGGGCCGATGGCCGTGCACCAGGCCGAGATGTGGCGGCAGTGGAGCTCCGACGTGCTGCTCCTGCTGCACGACGCCCCCGCACCCGACGAGGAGACCGCCGAGCGCCTCGCCGCCCGGAGCATCGCGGTGGTGCCCGGTCCGGTCGCCGCGGTGGAGGTGACCGGGGACGCGCTGACCGGCGTACGGCTGGCCGATGGCCGGGTGGTGGCGCTGGACGCGGTCGTGGTCGGGACGCGGCTGACTCCCCGCGCGGATCTCCTGGTGGGGCTGGGCCTGGCCCCGGAGGAGGTGACGATGGGTGGGTACGTGATCGGCGCCCAGATCCCTTCCGACACCACCGGGGCGACGACCGTCCCGGGCCTCTGGGTGGCCGGCAACGTCGCCGACATCCGCGGTCAGGTCATCACGTCCGCCGCTGCCGGTCTGACTGCCGGAGCGGCGATCAACGCCGACCTCATCGCCGAGGAGACCCGTGCCGCGGTGGCCGCGTACCGGCAGTTGGTGGCGACGGCGTTCGAGGAGCCGGCGTGGGAGGAGCGCTACCAGTCCCGGTCCGCGGTGTGGAGTGGCCGGCCGAACCCGCAGTTGGTCGCCGAGGTCGCGGACCTGCCGCCGGGGCGCGCGCTGGACGTGGGTAGCGGCGAGGGCGCCGACGCGGTGTGGCTGGCCGAGCGCGGCTGGCAGGTGACGGCGGTGGACATCTCCACCGTCGCGTTGGGCCGGGCCGCCGCGCACGCCGACGCTGCCGGCGTCGGGGGCCGGATCGAGTTCACGCACGCCGACCTGCGCGACAAGCCGCCCGCCGAGGAGGCGTACGACCTGGTGTCGGCGCAGTTCATGCACCTGCCTCCGGTGCAGCGGCGGGAGTTGTTCGCCCGGCTGGCCGCCGCGGTGGCGCCGGGTGGCGTCCTGTTGATCGTCGGGCACCACCCGTCGGATCTGTGGACGTCGGCGCACCGGATGCACATGCCGGACATGATGTACACCGCGCAGGACGTGGCCGCCGCGCTGGACCCGGCCCGCTGGGAGGTGTTGGCCGCCGACGCCCGCCCCCGTCCGGCCACCGACCCGGACGGCCAGCACATCACCCTCCACGACGCGGTGCTGCTCGCCAGGCGGCGCTGA
- a CDS encoding carbohydrate ABC transporter permease produces the protein MTAPTLLAASPAARTDRPPGRARRAATPARARETALGLLFALPGLAGLGIFVIFPLFQAIYLATRGNDILGNPTRSVGLAHFQELLTPEFGTVLWQTLVFTVLVVVPGVLLPLALAAPMTQRLPGMRIFRTAFALPFAYSVSAASVVWLIMLNPGISPVNWALGLIGVPAPNWTTEPGWAMATVVGVTVWMVSGFNLLVLAAGLAGVDEEVLEAARMDGATGPRQFVSIVLPMISPSLFFAVVTTTLAALQALGQVQIMTDGGPNGHTRTLVYSIFDNAFHNNNSNFGLASAQGLVLLVIGVLIAVVQFGVLERRVHYR, from the coding sequence GTGACAGCTCCAACTCTGCTCGCGGCCAGCCCCGCTGCCCGCACCGACCGGCCACCCGGCCGGGCCCGCCGGGCCGCCACGCCGGCGCGGGCGCGGGAGACGGCACTCGGCCTGCTCTTCGCTCTTCCCGGCCTGGCCGGCCTGGGCATCTTCGTGATCTTCCCGCTGTTCCAGGCGATCTACCTGGCCACCCGGGGCAACGACATCCTCGGCAACCCGACCCGGTCGGTGGGGCTGGCGCACTTCCAGGAGCTGCTGACGCCGGAGTTCGGCACGGTGCTCTGGCAGACGCTGGTCTTCACCGTGCTGGTCGTGGTGCCCGGCGTGCTGCTGCCGCTCGCGCTCGCCGCGCCGATGACCCAACGACTGCCCGGCATGAGGATCTTCCGGACCGCCTTCGCCCTGCCGTTCGCCTACTCGGTCTCGGCGGCCAGCGTGGTCTGGCTGATCATGCTGAACCCGGGGATCTCGCCGGTGAACTGGGCGCTGGGTCTGATCGGTGTTCCCGCGCCGAACTGGACCACCGAGCCGGGCTGGGCGATGGCCACGGTCGTCGGCGTCACCGTGTGGATGGTCTCCGGGTTCAACCTGCTCGTGCTCGCCGCCGGCTTGGCCGGCGTCGACGAGGAGGTGTTGGAGGCGGCCCGGATGGACGGTGCCACCGGCCCTCGGCAGTTCGTCAGCATCGTGCTGCCGATGATCTCGCCGAGCCTGTTCTTCGCCGTGGTGACCACCACGCTGGCCGCGCTTCAAGCGCTCGGTCAGGTGCAGATCATGACCGACGGCGGGCCCAACGGGCACACCCGGACGCTTGTCTATTCGATCTTCGACAACGCGTTCCACAACAACAACAGCAACTTCGGGCTGGCCAGCGCGCAGGGCCTGGTGCTGCTGGTGATCGGCGTGCTGATCGCCGTGGTGCAGTTCGGCGTCCTCGAGAGGCGGGTGCACTACCGGTGA
- a CDS encoding methyltransferase domain-containing protein yields the protein MSQLATATTAPNQIAYLDAAAATAVGVEYKQRFVEALSLQPGHSVVDIGCGPGTDLGRLADAVQASGLVVGVDRDPRMLAQAGRRLADRATVELCSGDAHDLPLADASMDRARMDRVLMHVRSPAHVLAEVRRVLRPGGLFGMAEPDWDTLAVADEDVRTSRRFARFVAGRVRHPTIGRELVRLSAQSGLQVRSVEAIAVVFRDFDTADQILGLRRNSARAVLAGELTDEDVQPWLQRLADGPLLAGFTFYLVTAQA from the coding sequence ATGAGTCAACTCGCGACGGCGACCACCGCCCCGAATCAGATCGCGTACCTGGACGCCGCCGCTGCCACCGCTGTGGGTGTCGAGTACAAGCAGCGTTTCGTCGAAGCTCTCAGCCTCCAGCCCGGGCATTCCGTGGTGGACATCGGCTGCGGCCCCGGGACCGATCTCGGACGGCTCGCCGACGCGGTTCAGGCCAGCGGCCTGGTTGTCGGAGTCGACCGCGACCCACGAATGTTGGCGCAGGCCGGTCGCCGGCTGGCCGACAGAGCAACCGTCGAGCTGTGCTCAGGCGACGCCCACGACCTTCCGCTCGCTGACGCCAGCATGGACCGGGCCAGGATGGATCGCGTCCTGATGCACGTGCGGAGTCCCGCACACGTGCTGGCGGAGGTCCGTCGGGTGCTGCGTCCGGGAGGCCTGTTCGGGATGGCAGAGCCGGACTGGGACACCCTGGCGGTCGCGGATGAGGACGTGCGGACGAGTCGCCGCTTCGCCCGGTTCGTAGCGGGACGGGTGCGGCACCCGACGATTGGTCGCGAGCTTGTCCGGTTGTCGGCGCAGTCCGGCCTGCAGGTGAGATCGGTCGAGGCGATCGCCGTGGTGTTCCGGGACTTCGACACGGCGGACCAGATCCTGGGCTTGCGGCGCAACTCCGCTCGCGCGGTGCTGGCCGGGGAGTTGACCGATGAGGATGTTCAGCCCTGGCTTCAGCGTCTCGCGGACGGCCCGCTGCTGGCGGGCTTCACGTTCTATCTGGTCACCGCCCAAGCCTGA
- a CDS encoding GNAT family N-acetyltransferase produces MTTPNELLVLHDQQVRGTIAARLPNNWEPSWDGPILQIATPARGFAFAQDLDGLSSEELDAHIGRVRDRWATLGQAVEWKTYGHDRPDLTERLRLAGFAPEDEETVVIGVADTLTTAGEVPDGITIRATTDLADLRRIAAMESEVWGADWSWLAGDLRDRIESAPENIVVLVAEAGGEVVSAAWLVIIAGTEFAALWGGSTLAQWRRKGIYRALVARRAQIAADRGIRYLLVDASEDSRPILQRLGLQAVTTTTPWVWSPTTSAG; encoded by the coding sequence ATGACGACACCGAATGAACTTCTCGTACTGCACGACCAGCAGGTGCGGGGCACCATCGCCGCACGGCTGCCGAACAACTGGGAGCCGTCGTGGGACGGCCCGATTCTGCAGATCGCCACCCCTGCGCGAGGATTCGCCTTCGCCCAGGATCTCGACGGCCTCAGCAGTGAAGAGCTGGACGCGCACATCGGTCGGGTGCGGGACCGCTGGGCGACGCTGGGCCAGGCGGTCGAGTGGAAGACGTACGGCCACGACCGGCCGGATCTCACCGAGCGCCTGCGGCTGGCCGGGTTCGCGCCGGAGGACGAGGAGACGGTCGTCATCGGTGTGGCAGACACACTGACCACCGCCGGCGAAGTCCCCGACGGCATCACCATCCGCGCCACGACCGACCTTGCCGACCTGCGTCGGATCGCCGCCATGGAGTCCGAGGTCTGGGGCGCCGACTGGTCCTGGCTCGCCGGTGACCTTCGCGACCGCATCGAGTCGGCCCCGGAGAACATCGTCGTGCTCGTCGCGGAGGCCGGGGGCGAGGTCGTGTCGGCCGCCTGGCTGGTCATCATCGCCGGCACGGAGTTCGCGGCGTTGTGGGGTGGATCGACCCTCGCGCAGTGGCGTCGGAAGGGCATCTACCGTGCGCTGGTCGCCCGCCGAGCGCAGATCGCCGCTGACCGGGGCATCAGGTACCTTCTGGTCGACGCGTCCGAGGACAGTAGGCCGATCCTGCAACGCCTTGGCCTGCAGGCCGTGACGACCACCACCCCGTGGGTGTGGAGCCCGACCACCAGCGCGGGATAA
- a CDS encoding helix-turn-helix transcriptional regulator, translating into MANEDAAALAAVGPRLRALRHQRGTTLTQLADLTGISVSTLSRLESGSRRPTLELLLPLARAYQVALDELVDAPATGDPRVRPKPIVIHGITFLPLTRRPGGLQAFKQIFPPDPSAGERTPQTHEGYEWLYVLSGRLRLLLGDRDLTLTPGEVAEFDTRIPHLVLNPGPGTAEALSLFGPQGERLHVRARPAAPDPPTDHPPA; encoded by the coding sequence ATGGCAAACGAGGACGCTGCCGCGCTGGCGGCCGTCGGCCCCCGGCTGCGCGCCCTGCGCCACCAGCGCGGGACCACGCTGACCCAGCTCGCCGACCTGACCGGCATCTCCGTGAGCACCCTGTCCCGGCTGGAATCCGGCAGTCGCCGGCCCACCCTGGAGCTGCTGCTGCCACTGGCCCGGGCCTACCAGGTGGCGCTGGACGAGCTGGTCGACGCTCCGGCCACCGGCGACCCTCGCGTACGCCCCAAGCCGATCGTCATACACGGCATCACGTTCCTGCCGCTGACCCGCCGACCGGGCGGGCTGCAGGCGTTCAAACAGATCTTCCCGCCGGACCCGTCCGCCGGGGAACGGACCCCGCAGACCCACGAGGGGTACGAGTGGCTCTACGTGCTCTCGGGCCGGCTACGGCTGCTGCTCGGCGACCGCGACCTGACCCTGACCCCGGGCGAGGTCGCCGAGTTCGACACCCGCATCCCGCACCTCGTCCTCAACCCCGGCCCCGGCACCGCCGAGGCCCTCAGCCTCTTCGGACCGCAGGGGGAGCGGCTGCACGTCCGGGCCCGCCCCGCCGCGCCCGACCCTCCGACTGATCACCCGCCGGCGTGA